A single Anopheles funestus chromosome 2RL, idAnoFuneDA-416_04, whole genome shotgun sequence DNA region contains:
- the LOC125760771 gene encoding mucin-5AC-like isoform X12, producing the protein MDRNMTQASGSMTQNGITTNTTSSQTSAASQMSNYNNMTTFTQGSNGQGSNSASSSSSSSSSSSSSSSSSSSSSSSSSSSSGGNNQYNNQGSGGQWNNQNQGSSGNNQWNNQGSGNNNQWNNQNQGQNNQWNNNNQGQSNNNQWNNQNQGQNNQWSNQNQGQNNNNQWNNQNQGSNGQWQNQNQGSGGNNQWNNQNQGQSSNNQWNNQNQGQNNQWNNQNQGQSSSNQWNNNNQGQNNQWSNQNQGQNNNNQFNNQNQGQNNQGQDNSNQWSNQNQGQNNQWNNQNQGQNSNNQGNNSNQGQNNQWSNQNQGQNSNNQGNNNNQGQNNQWSNQNQGQNNNNQWNNNNQGQNNQFSNQNQGQNNNNQWNNNNQGQNNQWNNQNQQSNSNTQWNNQSQSESHQTSTQTQNSTSTNQWNNQNQGQNQEFNNQNQGQNSNNQWSNQNQGQNQQSNNQNQGSNNNNQSSNNIQGQNQQTNNQNQGSNSNNQNQSQNNNNNQGSNQNQNQGHNNNSSNQSSNNQNNQASSGSTQTNESNQQNTTNNQQSSGNQDINTQSPTSSTTIAPQTTSTEAPLEASSTTITTTTATTPEMQSTTMTTAEQMTTTTSTAAPTAPTATTPATTQSITTEPTTPSTPSTPSSTEAVSSTQSPSSVTSSQSVPTSSETPATTQSTTSTTTTTTQTTSSSSSTATEPSTMQVTTTEEPAKTTTVASSTTQTPTTLAQSTQSSSASESTTTPPHTTPTQVSEASVTQTFINTTTESSPETSSVESSETTSPTQTTTPREESPMTTVTVPVENRPEITESTTLTPETTQHSENNTQETSTQHSTTHSSSTQEQSNTEPSTTTVAEASTKEPSTEQSTVTEESTTLTVPTQETSTLSSSTTTQSTPAPTEANTTLENTTTPEPTTTQTTTTSPSATASSSAETSTEAPTTQPIHTTQSSTASSSKEPTTTTQATPSSTQTTTMLTTIVMQSTQSTTNLSSSAQPSSTTQGPSTASTTGSSGSTTSSQPSASGPAPACTEDGFMGDPNDCKKFYRCVSNGNGQFTRYEFRCGDGTVWDDSAGSCNHDWAVQDGRCGKTNGQGSGPQGGSPNGPTENGSGPTSTSKPTEGPNGPNGPDGPNGVPNGPDGGPNGPDGPNGGPNGPDGPNGGPNGPDGGPNGPDGPNGGPNGPDGPGGPNGPDGPNGPDGPNGPEEPTESKGPDGQNQTNGPEESTTAGQQSTTVPPCQTTTTTQTPSVPAGSNGVCEQEGFMEHPTNCKKFYRCVDNGNGGYDRYEFTCGPGTVWDNDILACNHPTSVQNSKCGTGGETASSQPPGSSSGPGNTYLPPAQSSTESMPSTTEQAMSSLEPESLTTGATEAASQETTSGTSSTTASPESATSTSEAPKEETSSSAQEQTTETQSQTEASKGETTANSQEQTTESQSQTSTTVAGDSSTTPEGATETSTMPSSEGCDSEGFKPHPTNCKMFYRCVDNGKGGYTKYEFTCSEGTGWDESKQACNYEYEIPNCGADRPPEPEPEPSGTDMTTGSSDGTTAATDATTTQAQTDGTTSGQETTTAKQDTTTAPAQETTTTPAEQQATTTTEASQETTTAPSDSTTAAASTQETTTTTGQEMTTSGEVASEMTTAQGQETTTSASEMTTENSQQQTTTMSSSSSSGECTEEGFMGNPDDCRKFYRCVDNGKGGYNKYDFTCGEGTAWDQALQTCNHENVVEMCGGQTGNTSNNTNQTQSSSTTTTTTSTTASTTISTTTTTTTQAPSTTTTTTTQAPSTTASTTSTTQTPTTTTTQSTTSTTSTTTTSSAPSSTTSSSTSSSSSTTQSMQSSSESTTERMKASSSSTTPVNCTEAGYFPNPDDCTKFYRCVDWDGMGENFSVFHFDCPEGTIWDPAVNTCNHEDSVQPPRNCSKSAPAETTESNAESTTSVTEEPGSTTEAAQMTTAQQTEATTAASSQQETTTDSMSSETTAAGKEETTTQAQMMTTTEGTGQETTTAAAQETTEATTMTEASQETTTAATNETTTMAAQESTTMAAQESTTMPAQETTTMAAQESTTTAAQETTTMGAQESTTMAAQETTTMAAQETTTMAAQETTTMGAQETTTMAGQESTTASGQQETTTASGGEQETTTMAQSEMTTEAAGQEQTTEGMESTTEPASQECPAGCMSSCPPVDEDQERFVCPTGFKRHPKNCNLFYQCTEKPNSYDYSIVVFSCPNDTVYQEDRTQCTEPAEGDDRCKAANLRSQLRNTRQLPVMQLGSMEPLCPTDGHFAIDDQKCSSTFLRCTQGRSGLQPNMYRCPKGYVYWRVSRRCERVQKIPECQTTPMQERSELPVEWINIGNRRRSLF; encoded by the exons ATGGACAGAAACATGACCCAGGCCAGTGGGTCGATGACTCAGAATGGTATCACTACAAATACTACCAGCTCCCAGACGTCTGCGGCTAGTCAAATGAGCAATTACAATAATATGACAACTTTCACGCAAGGTTCTAACGGTCAGGGTTCAAACAGCGCGAGCAGCTCTAGTTCGAGTTCGAGTAgttcaagcagcagcagcagtagtagtagcagtagtagtagttccAGCTCCAGCAGTTCCGGTGGTAACAATCAATATAATAATCAAGGATCTGGTGGACAATGGAACAACCAGAACCAGGGATCTAGTGGTAATAATCAGTGGAATAATCAAGGATCTGGTAACAATAATCAATGGAACAATCAAAATCAAGGACAAAATAACCAATGGAATAACAATAATCAAGGtcaaagcaacaacaatcaGTGGAATAATCAAAATCAAGGACAAAACAACCAGTGGAGCAATCAAAATCAAGggcaaaataacaacaaccaaTGGAATAACCAAAACCAAGGTTCTAACGGACAGTggcaaaatcaaaaccaagGATCTGGAGGAAACAATCAATGGAACAACCAGAATCAAGGTCAAAGTAGCAACAACCAATGGAATAATCAAAATCAAGGTCAGAATAATCAATGGAATAATCAAAACCAAGGCCAAAGTAGCAGTAACCAATGGAATAATAACAATCAAGGACAAAATAACCAGTGGAGTAATCAAAACCAGggtcaaaataataataatcagtTCAACAACCAGAATCAGGGTCAAAATAATCAGGGACAAGACAATAGTAACCAGTGGAGTAATCAAAACCAAGGTCAAAATAATCAATGGAACAACCAGAATCAAGGTCAAAATAGTAACAACCAGGGAAACAATAGTAATCAAGGACAAAACAACCAATGGAGCAACCAGAATCAAGGTCAAAATAGCAACAACCAGGgaaacaataataatcaaGGACAAAACAATCAATGGAGCAACCAGAATCAAG gtcaaaataacaacaaccaaTGGAACAATAATAATCAGGgccaaaataatcaatttagcAACCAAAATCAAGgtcaaaataacaacaaccagTGGAACAACAATAATCAGGGCCAAAATAACCAATGGAACAATCAAAATCAACAATCGAACAGTAATACTCAATGGAATAACCAGAGTCAAAGTGAGAGTCATCAAACAAGCACGCAAACACAAAACTCTACCAGTACCAATCAATGGAATAATCAAAATCAGGGACAAAACCAAGAATTTAACAACCAGAATCAAGGCCAGAACAGTAATAATCAATGGAGCAACCAGAATCAGGGTCAAAACCAACAGTCGAACAATCAGAACCAGGGATCTAATAATAACAACCAATCGAGCAATAATATTCAAGGCCAAAATCAGCAAACTAATAATCAAAATCAAGGATCAAATAGTAACAATCAAAATCAAAGTCagaacaacaataacaaccaaGGCTCAAATCAAAACCAGAACCAagggcacaacaacaacagttcaAATCAAAGctccaacaaccaaaacaatcaGGCGTCCTCCGGATCAACGCAAACAAATGAAAGTAATCAACAGAACACAACGAATAATCAACAATCTTCTGGAAATCAAGACATCAATACTCAGAGTCCTACTTCTTCTACCACTATTGCTCCACAAACAACTTCCACGGAAGCTCCACTAGAGGCTAGTTCCACAACGATAACAACGACCACTGCCACTACTCCAGAAATGCAATCTACAACAATGACCACTGCTGAACAGATGACAACAACTACATCTACTGCTGCTCCAACTGCTCCAACAGCTACTACTCCCGCAACAACACAATCAATTACAACTGAACCAACAACACCTTCTACTCCTAGTACTCCGTCGTCTACAGAAGCAGTTTCCTCAACACAGTCCCCTAGTAGTGTAACTTCTTCCCAGAGTGTACCAACTAGCTCTGAAACACCGGCTACTACACAAAGTACAACTAGCACAACTACCACAACCACACAAACCACATCATCGTCTAGTAGCACCGCTACCGAACCATCCACAATGCAAGTTACCACTACAGAGGAACCTGCGAAAACAACTACTGTTGCTTCCTCAACAACACAAACTCCTACCACACTGGCACAAAGCACACAATCATCTAGTGCTAGTGAATCTACTACTACACCGCCACACACTACACCAACACAAGTTTCGGAAGCGTCAGTCACACAAACATTCATAAACACAACAACAGAATCTAGTCCGGAAACTTCATCGGTTGAAAGTTCCGAAACAACTTCacccacacaaacaaccaCACCACGTGAGGAGTCACCCATGACTACCGTCACTGTACCCGTAGAAAATCGCCCAGAAATTACCGAATCTACCACACTCACACctgaaacaacacaacacagtgAAAACAATACACAAGAAACCTCTACACAACATTCCACTACCCATTCTTCTAGCACACAGGAACAATCAAATACAGAGCCATCGACGACAACAGTCGCTGAAGCAAGCACAAAGGAACCCAGCACCGAACAATCCACGGTGACGGAAGAGTCCACCACACTTACCGTACCTACGCAAGAAACAAGCACTCTCTCGTCTTCAACCACAACACAATCTACACCAGCTCCTACGGAAGCAAACACTACACTTGAAAACACAACCACACCAGAACCCACCACTACACAAACAACCACCACGAGTCCTTCGGCTACTGCTTCTAGTTCGGCAGAAACGAGCACAGAAGCACCAACTACACAACCGATACACACTACACAATCATCTACAGCATCTTCTTCCAAAgaaccaacaacaaccacacaaGCTACACCTTCaagcacacaaacaaccaCAATGCTCACAACAATCGTTATGCAAAGTACTCAGTCCACAACCAATCTCTCTTCTTCAGCACAACCATCAAGTACTACGCAGGGACCGTCCACTGCGTCAACCACCGGCAGCTCTGGCTCTACCACTAGTAGCCAACCATCAGCATCTGGACCTGCTCCTGCATGTACAGAGGATGGCTTCATGGGTGATCCGAACGATTGTAAGAAGTTCTACCGTTGTGTCTCGAATGGCAATGGTCAATTTACGCGATACGAATTCCGCTGCGGAGATGGAACTGTATGGGATGATAGTGCTGGCAGTTGCAACCATGACTGGGCCGTACAGGATGGACGATGCGGTAAGACAAATGGACAAGGATCGGGACCACAGGGTGGATCTCCGAACGGGCCTACTGAAAATGGCAGTGGACCTACCAGCACGAGTAAACCAACCGAGGGGCCAAACGGTCCAAATGGACCAGATGGACCAAACGGTGTACCAAATGGACCTGATGGAGGACCAAATGGACCAGATGGACCAAACGGAGGGCCAAATGGACCAGATGGACCAAACGGTGGACCAAATGGACCTGATGGAGGACCAAATGGACCAGATGGACCAAACGGAGGGCCAAATGGACCTGATGGACCTGGTGGACCTAATGGACCTGACGGACCTAATGGACCTGACGGACCTAATGGACCTGAAGAACCAACTGAATCTAAAGGTCCGGAtggacaaaatcaaacaaacggaCCCGAAGAATCCACTACTGCCGGACAACAGTCAACTACAGTTCCACCGTGCcaaactaccaccaccacccaaaCGCCCTCAGTACCTGCAGGAAGTAACGGTGTATGCGAACAAGAAGGATTTATGGAACATCCAACGAATTGTAAAAAGTTCTATCGTTGCGTCGACAACGGCAACGGTGGATACGATCGTTACGAGTTCACCTGCGGTCCCGGTACCGTTTGGGATAATGACATTCTTGCCTGTAACCATCCAACATCGGTCCAAAATTCCAAATGTGGAACTGGAGGAGAAACGGCATCCTCTCAGCCTCCGGGTAGTTCGTCTGGTCCAGGAAATACCTATCTGCCTCCAGCACAATCCTCTACCGAATCTATGCCAAGTACTACGGAGCAAGCAATGAGTAGTCTGGAACCGGAATCTCTTACCACAGGTGCTACAGAGGCAGCTAGTCAGGAAACAACTAGCGGTACAAGTAGCACAACGGCATCACCAGAATCAGCAACTTCAACTTCCGAAGCACCCAAGGAAGAAACTTCGTCCTCCGCTCAAGAACAAACTACAGAAACTCAAAGTCAAACAGAAGCTTCCAAGGGAGAAACCACAGCAAACTCTCAAGAGCAGACAACCGAGTCCCAGAGTCAAACATCCACTACCGTGGCGGGAGATTCCTCCACCACGCCTGAAGGTGCTACCGAGACTTCAACAATGCCCTCATCGGAAGGATGCGATTCGGAAGGATTTAAGCCTCATCCGACCAACTGTAAGATGTTCTACCGCTGTGTCGATAATGGCAAAGGTGGTTACACGAAGTACGAGTTCACTTGCTCGGAGGGCACAGGTTGGGACGAAAGCAAACAAGCATGTAACTACGAGTACGAAATTCCAAACTGTGGTGCTGACCGTCCACCAGAGCCAGAACCCGAGCCAAGCGGTACGGACATGACGACTGGAAGCAGTGATGGTACCACCGCTGCAACAGACGCTACAACGACACAAGCACAAACAGATGGTACTACTTCCGGTCAAGAGACTACAACTGCCAAGCAAGACACGACGACAGCTCCAGCACAGGAAACCACTACGACTCCGGCAGAACAGCAAGCAACAACTACAACAGAGGCCAGCCAAGAAACGACCACAGCTCCCAGCGATTCAACTACCGCTGCTGCATCGACTCAGGAAACGACGACCACCACCGGACAGGAAATGACTACATCCGGCGAAGTGGCATCTGAAATGACAACTGCACAGGGTCAGGAAACGACCACCTCTGCTAGTGAAATGACTACCGAAAACTCGCAGCAACAGACTACTACTATGAGTAGCTCCTCTTCTTCGGGCGAATGTACTGAGGAAGGTTTTATGGGTAATCCGGACGATTGCCGCAAGTTCTACCGCTGTGTAGACAATGGCAAGGGTGGATACAATAAGTATGATTTCACTTGCGGCGAAGGTACCGCATGGGATCAGGCACTGCAAACATGTAATCATGAGAATGTTGTTGAAATGTGCGGCGGACAGACAGGTAACACTAGCAATAACACTAATCAAAcacaatcatcatcaacaacaaccacaaccacATCTACTACTGCTTCTACTACTATttccactactactactactaccacacAAGCTCCTtccaccaccactactactaccacacAAGCTCCTTCTACAACCGCTTCTACCACTAGCACCACCCAAACACCCACTACCACCACTACACAAAGCACAAcctccaccacctccaccaccaccacttccTCCGCACCTTCATCAACAACTtcatcatcaacttcatcatcttcatcaaccACCCAAAGCATGCAATCCTCGTCCGAATCCACCACTGAACGCATGAAAGCTTCTTCATCCTCCACAACGCCTGTCAACTGTACGGAGGCTGGATACTTTCCGAATCCGGACGACTGTACCAAGTTCTATCGCTGCGTTGACTGGGACGGTATGGGTGAAAACTTTTCCGTCTTTCACTTCGACTGCCCCGAGGGTACCATTTGGGATCCCGCTGTAAATACCTGCAATCACGAGGACAGTGTCCAGCCACCCCGCAATTGTTCCAAATCTGCACCAGCGGAAACAACTGAATCGAACGCTGAATCAACCACCTCTGTTACAGAAGAACCAGGCTCTACGACCGAAGCCGCCCAAATGACGACAGCCCAGCAAACGGAAGCAACGACTGCGGCCAGTAGCCAACAGGAGACGACTACCGATTCTATGAGTTCCGAAACGACGGCTGCCGGGAAGGAAGAAACCACAACTCAGGCACAAATGATGACTACCACAGAGGGAACGGGCCAGGAAACGACAACAGCGGCCGCGCAAGAAACTACCGAAGCAACCACGATGACTGAAGCATCCCAGGAAACTACCACCGCGGCAACGAACGAGACAACAACGATGGCTGCCCAGGAATCTACTACGATGGCTGCACAGGAATCCACCACGATGCCTGCTCAAGAGACAACAACAATGGCTGCCCAAGAATCAACTACGACGGCCGCTCAGGAGACAACGACAATGGGTGCCCAAGAATCTACTACGATGGCCGCTCAGGAAACAACGACAATGGCAGCACAAGAAACGACAACGATGGCCGCTCAGGAGACAACTACAATGGGTGCACAAGAAACGACGACAATGGCTGGTCAAGAATCTACCACAGCCAGTGGCCAACAGGAAACAACTACAGCCTCTGGTGGTGAGCAAGAGACGACAACCATGGCACAATCTGAGATGACCACCGAAGCTGCCGGGCAGGAGCAAACAACCGAGGGTATGGAATCGACTACGGAACCAGCTTCCCAGGAATGTCCAGCAGGGTGCATGAGCTCGTGCCCACCAGTCGATGAGGATCAGGAACGTTTCGTGTGTCCGACCGGATTCAAACGTCACCCGAAGAATTGCAACCTGTTCTACCAGTGTACGGAGAAACCGAACAGCTACGACTACAGCATCGTCGTGTTCAGCTGTCCAAATGATACCGTTTATCAGGAGGATCGAACACAGTGTACAGAACCTGCTGAGGGAGATGATCGTTGCAAGGCAGCTAATCTGCGATCACAGCTGCGTAACACGCGCCAGCTGCCAGTA ATGCAGCTTGGCTCAATGGAACCGCTCTGTCCAACCGATGGCCATTTCGCGATCGACGATCAAAAGTGCAGCTCGACGTTCCTGCGCTGTACCCAAGGACGGTCTGGCCTTCAGCCGAACATGTACCGCTGTCCGAAGGGTTACGTTTACTGGCGAGTTAGCCGTCGCTGTGAACGTGTCCAGAAGATCCCCGAGTGTCAAACGACACCGATGCAGGAACGCTCGGAACTTCCGGTCGAATGGATCAACATCGGCAATCGACGCCGAAGCTTGTTCTAG